From Streptomyces sp. NBC_00775, one genomic window encodes:
- the nadC gene encoding carboxylating nicotinate-nucleotide diphosphorylase: MSTPDLPLAQSGGCGDGCGCGADMDEAYLECGLDPALAQLLADAGLDPLEVEDIANVAIQEDLDHGVDVTTVATIPEDAVSTADFTARDAGVVAGLRVAEAVVSVVCTDEFAVERHVEDGDRVEAGQKLLSVTTRTRDLLTAERSALNLLCRLSGIATATRAWADALEGTEARVRDTRKTTPGLRALEKFAVRCGGGVNHRMSLSDAALVKDNHVVAAGGVAQAFKAVREAFPEVPIEVEVDTLHQLREVVDAGADLILLDNFTPVECEEAVALVAGRALLEASGRLTLANAEAYAKTGVDYLAVGALTHSSPILDIGLDLREASTDEAE; encoded by the coding sequence GTGAGCACCCCCGACCTTCCCCTCGCCCAGAGCGGCGGCTGCGGCGATGGCTGCGGCTGCGGCGCCGACATGGACGAGGCGTACCTGGAGTGCGGCCTCGACCCCGCGCTCGCCCAGCTCCTTGCCGACGCCGGTCTCGACCCCCTTGAGGTCGAGGACATCGCGAACGTGGCCATCCAGGAGGACCTCGACCACGGCGTGGACGTGACGACCGTCGCGACCATCCCCGAGGACGCCGTCTCCACCGCCGACTTCACCGCCCGGGACGCGGGCGTCGTCGCGGGTCTGCGGGTGGCCGAGGCGGTCGTCTCCGTGGTCTGCACCGACGAGTTCGCCGTGGAGCGGCATGTCGAAGACGGCGACCGCGTCGAGGCGGGCCAGAAGCTCCTCAGCGTCACGACCCGCACCCGCGACCTGCTGACGGCCGAGCGCAGCGCGCTGAACCTCCTGTGCCGCCTCTCCGGCATCGCGACGGCCACGCGCGCGTGGGCGGACGCCCTGGAGGGCACCGAGGCCCGCGTACGCGACACCCGCAAGACGACGCCGGGCCTGCGCGCCCTGGAGAAGTTCGCGGTGCGCTGCGGCGGCGGCGTCAACCACCGCATGTCGCTCTCGGACGCGGCCCTGGTGAAGGACAACCACGTGGTCGCCGCGGGCGGCGTGGCGCAGGCCTTCAAGGCCGTACGGGAGGCCTTCCCGGAGGTCCCGATCGAGGTCGAGGTCGACACCCTGCACCAGCTGCGCGAGGTCGTGGACGCGGGCGCCGACCTGATCCTTCTGGACAACTTCACGCCCGTCGAGTGCGAGGAGGCCGTCGCCCTCGTCGCCGGCCGCGCCCTCCTGGAGGCCTCGGGCCGCCTCACCCTCGCCAACGCCGAGGCGTACGCCAAGACGGGCGTCGACTACCTGGCGGTGGGCGCCCTCACGCACTCCTCGCCGATCCTGGACATCGGCCTCGACCTGCGCGAGGCGTCGACGGACGAGGCGGAGTAG
- a CDS encoding L-aspartate oxidase yields the protein MTGKGTDPGTGTGTGIRLHAPAPGWALTADVVVVGSGVAGLTAALRCEAAGLRTVVVTKARLDDGSTRWAQGGIAAALGEGDTPEQHLDDTLVAGAGLCDEDAVRILVTEGPDAVRRLIATGAHFDESAEGDLELTREGGHHRRRIAHAGGDATGAEISRALVEAVRARGLRTVENALVLDLLTDADGRTAGVTLHVMGEGQHDGVGAVHAPAVVLATGGMGQVFSATTNPSVSTGDGVALALRAGAEISDLEFVQFHPTVLFLGPDAEGQQPLVSEAVRGEGAHLVDADGVRFMAGQHELAELAPRDIVAKGIMRRMLEQDAEHMFLDARHFGADMWEHRFPTILAACRTHGIDPVTEPVPVAPAAHYASGGVRTDARGRTTVPGLYACGEVACTGVHGANRLASNSLLEGLVYAERIAADIADSRSENGLHARVPEPVPHPEKPAHPLLAPEARFAIQRIMTDGAGVLRSAESLTQAADRLQQLHADARDALDENGKTSEPGVDTWEATNLLCVARVLVAAARLREETRGCHWREDHADRDDTDWRRHIVVRLNPDRTLAVHTTDTADFPPTLPQALDSVRAGGTPMPQPAPRSQEQ from the coding sequence AGATCCAGGTACTGGTACAGGTACTGGCATACGACTGCACGCGCCCGCCCCCGGCTGGGCCCTCACCGCGGACGTCGTGGTCGTCGGCTCCGGAGTCGCCGGACTCACCGCGGCCCTGCGCTGCGAGGCCGCCGGCCTGCGGACCGTCGTGGTCACCAAGGCCCGCCTCGACGACGGCTCCACGCGCTGGGCGCAGGGCGGCATCGCCGCGGCCCTCGGCGAGGGCGACACCCCCGAACAGCACCTCGACGACACCCTCGTGGCGGGCGCGGGCCTGTGCGACGAGGACGCCGTACGCATCCTGGTCACCGAGGGACCCGACGCCGTACGCCGTCTCATCGCGACCGGCGCGCACTTCGACGAGTCGGCCGAGGGCGACCTGGAACTGACCCGCGAGGGCGGCCACCACCGCCGCCGCATCGCGCACGCGGGCGGCGACGCGACCGGCGCGGAGATCTCCCGGGCGCTTGTCGAGGCGGTACGCGCGCGTGGACTGCGTACGGTTGAGAACGCGCTCGTCCTGGACCTCCTCACGGACGCCGACGGCCGCACCGCGGGTGTGACCCTGCACGTCATGGGAGAGGGCCAGCACGACGGCGTGGGAGCCGTGCACGCCCCCGCCGTGGTCCTCGCGACCGGCGGCATGGGCCAGGTCTTCTCCGCCACCACCAACCCCTCCGTCTCCACCGGCGACGGAGTGGCGCTCGCCCTGCGCGCCGGGGCCGAGATCAGCGACCTCGAATTCGTGCAGTTCCACCCGACCGTGCTGTTCCTCGGCCCGGACGCGGAGGGCCAGCAGCCCCTGGTCTCCGAGGCGGTACGCGGCGAGGGCGCCCACCTGGTCGACGCGGACGGCGTGCGCTTCATGGCCGGGCAGCACGAGCTGGCCGAGCTGGCGCCCCGGGACATCGTCGCCAAGGGCATCATGCGCCGCATGCTGGAGCAGGACGCGGAGCACATGTTCCTCGACGCCCGGCACTTCGGCGCCGACATGTGGGAGCACCGCTTCCCGACGATCCTGGCCGCCTGCCGCACCCACGGCATCGACCCGGTCACCGAGCCCGTCCCGGTCGCCCCGGCCGCCCACTACGCCTCCGGAGGCGTCCGCACGGACGCACGGGGCCGCACCACGGTGCCGGGCCTGTACGCGTGCGGCGAGGTCGCCTGCACCGGCGTCCACGGCGCCAACCGGCTCGCCTCGAACTCCCTCCTTGAGGGCCTGGTCTACGCCGAGCGCATCGCGGCCGACATCGCGGACAGCCGCTCGGAAAACGGCCTCCACGCGCGCGTGCCGGAGCCGGTCCCGCACCCCGAGAAGCCCGCGCACCCGCTGCTCGCCCCGGAAGCCCGGTTCGCGATCCAGCGGATCATGACGGACGGCGCGGGTGTCCTGCGCTCGGCCGAGTCCCTCACCCAGGCCGCCGACCGCCTCCAGCAGCTCCACGCGGACGCGCGCGACGCCCTCGACGAGAACGGCAAGACCTCCGAGCCCGGAGTCGACACCTGGGAGGCCACCAACCTCCTGTGCGTGGCCCGCGTCCTGGTCGCCGCCGCCCGTCTGCGCGAGGAGACCCGCGGCTGCCACTGGCGCGAGGACCACGCCGACCGGGACGACACGGACTGGCGCCGCCATATCGTCGTACGGCTGAATCCCGACCGGACGCTGGCCGTACACACCACGGACACCGCAGACTTCCCCCCGACCCTCCCCCAAGCGCTCGACTCCGTTCGAGCAGGGGGGACCCCCATGCCCCAGCCGGCGCCCCGTTCTCAGGAGCAGTGA